In Streptomyces camelliae, the sequence GGGGAGACCTGGGCGCGGGCCGCCACATCCGCCAGGGTCACCGTCATGTCGTCGTCCTCCGGTCGCGCTTCGTGTCGTACGCCCTCGTAGACAGCCGGGCACTGCTCCTGGTTCCGAGCAGATCGCCAGCAGATCTTCCAGCAGACCTTAAAGCCATGGACCCCGGTTGTTCGCCCCCTCGAACAACTCGAAGGGGCAACGGTCTTGTACAGACCACTGTTCAGAGGCTAGCTTCTCAAGTGATAGAAAGCGCTTGCTGTACCCGTATATGAGGGGACTGACGTGACACGCAAGACGGTGCGTATCGCCATGAACGGCGTGACCGGGCGCATGGGCTACCGCCAGCACCTCGTCCGGTCGATCCTCGCCCTGCGCGAGCAGGGCGGCCTCGACCTCGGCGACGGCACCGTGCTGTGGCCGGAGCCGATCCTGCTCGGCCGCCGCGAACACGCGCTCCAGGAGATCGCCGAGCGCCACGGCCTGGAGCACATCTCGACGGATCTGGACGCGGTGCTGGCCGATCCTTCCGTGGACATCTACTTCGACTCCCAGGTCACCTCGGCCCGCGAGGAGTCGATCAAGAAGGCGATCGCGGCCGGAAAGCACATCTACACCGAGAAGCCCACCGCCACCGGACTGGAGGGCGCCCTCGACCTCGCCCGCCTCGCCCACGACAAGGGCATCAAGCACGGCGTCGTCCAGGACAAGATCTTCCTGCCGGGCCTGCTGAAGCTGAAGCGGCTCATCGACGGCGGCTTCTTCGGCCGGATCCTGTCCGTCCGGGGCGAGTTCGGCTACTGGGTCTTCGAGGGCGACTGGCAGCCGGCCCAGCGCCCCTCCTGGAACTACCGCGCCGAGGACGGCGGCGGCATCGTCGTCGACATGTTCCCGCACTGGGAGTACGTCCTGCACGAGCTGTTCGGCCGCGTGACCTCCGTCCAGGCCCTCGCCACCACCCACATCCCGCAGCGCTGGGACGAGAACGGCAAGCCCTACGACGCGACGGCTGACGACGCGGCGTACGGCATCTTCGAACTTGACGGCGGCGCCATCGCCCAGATCAACTCCTCCTGGGCGGTCCGGGTCAACCGCGACGAGCTGGTGGAGTTCCAGGTCGACGGCACGGAGGGCTCGGCGGTCGCGGGCCTGCGCAACTGCCGCGTCCAGCACCGTTCCGCGACCCCCAAGCCGGTGTGGAACCCCGACATCCCCGCCACCGAGGTCTTCCGCGACCAGTGGCAGGAAGTGCCGGACAACGGCGACTTCGACAACGGCTTCAAGGCACAGTGGGAGCTGTTCCTCAAGCACGTCTACGCCGACGCGCCGTACCACTGGGACCTGCTCGCCGGCGCCCGCGGTGTGCAGCTCGCCGAACTGGGCCTGAAGTCCTCCGCCGAGGGCCGCCGCCTCGACGTACCGGAGATCTCGCTGTGACCATCCAACTCCCGTCGGCGGACGGCACGTTGCGGACGTACGAGCCGCGCA encodes:
- a CDS encoding Gfo/Idh/MocA family protein, with product MTRKTVRIAMNGVTGRMGYRQHLVRSILALREQGGLDLGDGTVLWPEPILLGRREHALQEIAERHGLEHISTDLDAVLADPSVDIYFDSQVTSAREESIKKAIAAGKHIYTEKPTATGLEGALDLARLAHDKGIKHGVVQDKIFLPGLLKLKRLIDGGFFGRILSVRGEFGYWVFEGDWQPAQRPSWNYRAEDGGGIVVDMFPHWEYVLHELFGRVTSVQALATTHIPQRWDENGKPYDATADDAAYGIFELDGGAIAQINSSWAVRVNRDELVEFQVDGTEGSAVAGLRNCRVQHRSATPKPVWNPDIPATEVFRDQWQEVPDNGDFDNGFKAQWELFLKHVYADAPYHWDLLAGARGVQLAELGLKSSAEGRRLDVPEISL